From Phenylobacterium montanum, the proteins below share one genomic window:
- a CDS encoding pyridoxamine 5'-phosphate oxidase family protein, producing MTQKIVSLLDEHRTMRIATLRPDGWPQTTSVGYANDGLTLYFLCAKDSQKAANLAHDDRVSLAIDDDPAQVMRIKGVSMAAHARRVTDEAEGAKAIALLFARYPAQEGVTFALPSPADVAIFRVTPTVVSMLDYALGFAHTDLVACEPPAAAA from the coding sequence ATGACCCAGAAGATCGTTTCGCTGCTCGACGAGCACCGGACCATGAGGATCGCCACGCTGAGGCCGGACGGCTGGCCGCAGACCACCAGCGTGGGCTACGCCAACGATGGCCTCACCCTCTATTTCCTCTGCGCCAAGGACAGCCAGAAGGCGGCCAACCTGGCGCACGACGACCGGGTGTCCCTGGCCATAGACGACGATCCCGCCCAGGTGATGCGGATCAAGGGCGTGTCGATGGCGGCGCATGCCCGCCGGGTGACGGACGAGGCCGAAGGGGCCAAGGCCATCGCCCTGCTGTTTGCGCGCTATCCGGCGCAGGAGGGGGTGACCTTCGCCCTGCCGTCACCGGCCGACGTGGCGATCTTCCGGGTGACCCCGACGGTGGTCTCCATGCTCGACTACGCCCTGGGCTTCGCGCACACGGATCTCGTCGCCTGCGAGCCGCCGGCAGCGGCGGCTTGA
- a CDS encoding peptide chain release factor 3: MSIHTPAAEAARRRTFAIISHPDAGKTTLTENLLLTGGAIRAAGAVRARGEQRRTRSDWMKIERERGISVSASVMTFDHAGLMFNLLDTPGHEDFSEDTYRTLTAADAAVMVLDAAKGIEPQTLKLFEVCRLRDIPIITFINKMDREALDPFELIDEIASKLALDPAPLYWPAGSGGRFKGVLDLRRQQFLPYARKSSTDEEGHPDPVALKSNAISTHLDPDELGELEEGAMLVQEAAKPFDPQSFLEGHMTPIFFGSALRHFGVNQLLEGLGAYAPPPKAVKATRAGDETHVAPGDAEVTGFVFKVQANMDPNHRDRIAFLRLCSGEFKRGMKLKVQNTGRQLSVNSPIMFFASDRELAEEAYAGDVIGIPNHGVLRVGDSLSETGALRFAGLPNFAPEILRRVRVKDPLKAKHLKKALEGLAEEGVTQLFRPIIGSDFIVGAVGQLQFEVMADRLSGEYDLDVIFEAAPYAEARWLSGSDADIEDFGSKHRTAMAEDIDGQAVFLAKSAWEIGYVSERFPKLSFERTKERG; the protein is encoded by the coding sequence ATGAGCATCCACACCCCCGCCGCCGAGGCTGCGCGCCGGCGCACCTTCGCCATCATCTCGCACCCGGACGCGGGCAAGACCACCTTGACCGAAAACCTGCTCCTGACCGGCGGGGCGATCCGGGCCGCCGGCGCCGTGCGGGCGCGCGGCGAGCAGCGGCGCACGCGGTCGGACTGGATGAAGATCGAGCGCGAGCGCGGCATCTCGGTCTCGGCCAGCGTCATGACCTTCGACCACGCCGGGCTGATGTTCAATCTCCTGGACACGCCGGGCCACGAGGACTTTTCCGAAGACACCTACCGCACCCTGACCGCGGCCGACGCGGCGGTGATGGTGCTGGACGCGGCCAAGGGCATCGAGCCCCAGACCCTGAAGCTGTTCGAGGTCTGCCGCCTGCGCGACATCCCGATCATCACCTTCATCAACAAGATGGACCGCGAGGCCCTGGACCCGTTCGAGCTGATCGACGAGATCGCCTCCAAGCTGGCCTTGGACCCCGCGCCGCTCTACTGGCCGGCCGGCTCGGGCGGACGGTTCAAGGGGGTCCTGGACCTGCGCCGCCAGCAGTTCCTGCCCTATGCGCGCAAGTCCTCCACCGACGAAGAGGGCCATCCCGATCCGGTGGCGCTGAAGTCCAACGCCATTTCCACCCACCTCGACCCCGACGAGCTGGGCGAGCTGGAGGAGGGCGCCATGCTGGTGCAGGAGGCGGCCAAGCCTTTCGACCCGCAGTCCTTCCTGGAAGGGCACATGACGCCGATCTTCTTCGGCTCGGCCCTGCGCCATTTCGGGGTCAATCAACTGCTGGAGGGCCTGGGCGCCTACGCCCCGCCGCCCAAGGCGGTCAAGGCGACGCGGGCGGGCGACGAGACCCATGTCGCGCCGGGCGATGCGGAGGTCACCGGCTTCGTGTTCAAGGTCCAGGCCAACATGGACCCCAACCACCGCGACCGGATCGCCTTCCTTCGCCTGTGCTCGGGCGAGTTCAAACGCGGCATGAAGCTCAAGGTGCAGAACACCGGCCGCCAGCTGTCGGTCAATTCGCCGATCATGTTCTTCGCCTCGGACCGCGAGCTGGCCGAGGAGGCCTATGCTGGCGACGTGATCGGCATTCCCAACCACGGGGTCTTGCGCGTCGGCGACAGCCTGTCGGAGACCGGCGCCCTGCGCTTCGCCGGCCTGCCGAACTTCGCCCCCGAAATCCTGCGCCGGGTGCGGGTCAAGGACCCCTTGAAGGCCAAGCACCTGAAGAAGGCCCTGGAGGGCCTGGCCGAGGAGGGCGTGACCCAGCTGTTCCGCCCGATCATCGGCTCGGACTTTATCGTCGGGGCGGTGGGCCAACTGCAGTTCGAGGTCATGGCCGACCGGCTGTCGGGCGAATACGATCTGGACGTGATCTTCGAGGCCGCGCCCTACGCGGAGGCCCGCTGGCTGTCGGGGTCCGACGCCGATATCGAGGACTTCGGCTCCAAGCACCGCACCGCCATGGCCGAGGACATCGACGGCCAGGCCGTGTTCCTGGCCAAGTCGGCCTGGGAAATCGGCTATGTCTCGGAGCGGTTCCCCAAGCTGAGTTTCGAGCGCACCAAGGAGCGGGGGTGA
- a CDS encoding class I SAM-dependent methyltransferase: protein MKVEAVYGDPPLELADYGADAVRLSPLHPGRGPIEDLATASLTRAVVLAPPGVLERRYVLAHALRALQDGGELVALAPKDRGGSRLKKELEGFGCAVIETAKRHHRICQVRRPPTPTGLDAAIAEGGRQIAKQLGLWSQPGVFSWDRVDPGTALLLSHAGSLSGRGADFGCGVGVLALKVLASPAVTGLALIDIDARAIAAARRNVDDPRVTFLQHDLRTPPPGLADLDFVVMNPPFHMAGAEDRSLGQTFIRRAAAALRRGGVCRLVANIGMPYEAVLAECFSAVTPLGQGAGYKLFEARK, encoded by the coding sequence GTGAAGGTGGAGGCCGTCTATGGCGACCCGCCGCTCGAACTGGCCGACTACGGCGCCGACGCCGTGCGGCTCTCGCCGCTGCACCCCGGCCGAGGCCCCATCGAAGACCTGGCCACCGCCAGCCTTACCCGGGCCGTCGTCCTCGCGCCGCCCGGCGTGCTGGAGCGGCGCTACGTCCTGGCCCACGCCTTGCGCGCGTTGCAGGACGGCGGCGAATTGGTCGCCCTGGCCCCCAAGGACCGCGGCGGCTCGCGCCTGAAGAAGGAGCTGGAAGGCTTCGGCTGTGCGGTGATCGAAACGGCCAAGCGGCATCACCGCATCTGCCAGGTCCGGCGCCCGCCCACGCCGACCGGCCTCGACGCCGCCATCGCCGAGGGCGGGCGGCAGATCGCCAAGCAGCTCGGCCTGTGGTCGCAGCCCGGGGTGTTCAGCTGGGACCGGGTCGATCCGGGCACGGCCCTGCTGTTGAGCCATGCCGGGAGCCTGTCAGGCCGCGGGGCCGACTTCGGCTGCGGCGTGGGGGTGCTGGCGCTGAAGGTCTTGGCCTCGCCGGCGGTGACCGGCCTGGCCCTGATCGATATCGACGCCCGCGCGATCGCCGCGGCCCGGCGCAACGTCGATGATCCGCGCGTGACCTTTCTGCAGCACGACCTCAGGACCCCGCCGCCGGGCCTGGCCGACCTCGACTTCGTGGTCATGAACCCGCCCTTCCACATGGCCGGGGCGGAGGACCGCAGCCTCGGCCAGACCTTCATCCGCCGCGCCGCCGCAGCCCTCAGGCGCGGCGGGGTCTGCCGCCTGGTGGCCAATATCGGCATGCCCTACGAGGCGGTGCTGGCCGAGTGCTTCAGCGCGGTCACGCCCCTCGGCCAGGGCGCGGGCTACAAGCTGTTCGAGGCCAGAAAGTGA
- a CDS encoding ABC transporter ATP-binding protein, translated as MPEAPIAALRAVEVDYARGPALGPFDLELAPGEIVALVGPSGCGKSTALRLLAGLEAPTRGEAVRASGRGETAVVFQAPTLMPWASALSNVALPLTLAGEGKAEARSRAAEALARVGLKGAEAAKPAQLSGGMAMRVSLARALVTSPRLLLLDEPFAALDEITRRALAEDVHRLWDATRPAIVFVTHNVEEAVFMASRIIVMTSGPGRSAGERRIEASLPRPDHFRTAPAFREAAEEVSGLLHQAMARS; from the coding sequence GTGCCCGAAGCTCCCATAGCCGCGCTTCGCGCCGTCGAGGTCGACTATGCCCGCGGCCCGGCGCTGGGGCCGTTCGACCTGGAGCTGGCGCCGGGCGAGATCGTGGCCCTGGTCGGCCCGTCAGGCTGCGGCAAGTCCACCGCCCTGCGGCTTCTGGCCGGGCTGGAAGCCCCGACCCGCGGGGAGGCGGTGCGCGCCTCGGGCCGCGGCGAGACGGCGGTGGTGTTCCAGGCCCCGACCCTGATGCCCTGGGCCAGCGCCCTTTCCAACGTCGCCCTGCCCCTGACCCTGGCCGGCGAGGGCAAGGCCGAGGCCCGGTCCCGCGCCGCCGAGGCCCTGGCGCGGGTGGGGCTGAAGGGCGCGGAAGCAGCCAAGCCGGCGCAGCTCTCCGGCGGCATGGCCATGCGGGTCTCGCTCGCCCGGGCGCTGGTGACCAGCCCGCGGCTCCTGCTGCTCGACGAGCCCTTCGCGGCCCTGGACGAGATCACCCGCCGCGCCCTGGCCGAGGATGTGCACCGGCTGTGGGACGCGACCCGGCCGGCGATCGTCTTCGTCACCCACAATGTCGAGGAGGCGGTGTTCATGGCCTCGCGCATCATCGTCATGACCTCCGGCCCCGGCCGCTCGGCCGGCGAGCGGCGGATCGAGGCGTCGCTGCCCAGGCCCGATCACTTCCGCACCGCGCCCGCCTTCCGCGAGGCGGCGGAGGAGGTTTCGGGCTTGCTGCATCAGGCGATGGCCCGATCATGA
- a CDS encoding ABC-F family ATP-binding cassette domain-containing protein — MNARAPMIALKGVRLADGPRQLFDGVDLALEPGVRACLVGRNGAGKSTLMRILVGLAEPDAGDRFLTPSARVVFLAQEPKITGETLLDWATAGGAEPHQAEAALGDFDLDPQRGTQGLSGGEARRAALARAFAEQPDVLLLDEPTNHLDIFAIQTLEAELRASRCAALIVSHDRAFLESVTQRCFWLEDRKLWRLDKGFAAFDDWSEKIAADQAEELRRLSKTIERETWWAQRSITARRSRNEGRYRDLANLRARKAEILKGQAGTLALSIDSGQTSGQRVAEAKGIAKAFGDKTLLKGFSTRIQRGDRVAIVGPNGAGKTTLVKLLLGEIQPDAGEVKLGTNLQIAYVDQSRAQLKEGASLWDALAPDGGDQIMVQGRPKHVAAYAKEFLFDERQLRQPVASLSGGERNRLLLAKALAQPANLMILDEPTNDLDMDTLDLLEEVLADFDGTLILVSHDRDFIDRLATSTIALNGHGQVAETPGGWKDFVAQNPDFFDKPHVTAPPKPAARALAPEKRKSKLSYKDQRRLEELDGLMPRLTGEIAAMEERLHDATLYARDPKGFERLMAALDAVRATLAAAEEEWLELEEKKEALAAG; from the coding sequence ATGAATGCCCGCGCGCCGATGATCGCGCTGAAGGGCGTGCGCCTGGCCGACGGCCCGCGGCAGCTGTTCGATGGCGTCGACCTGGCGCTGGAGCCCGGGGTGCGCGCCTGCCTGGTGGGCCGCAACGGAGCGGGCAAATCGACCCTCATGCGCATCCTGGTGGGCCTGGCCGAGCCGGACGCCGGCGACCGGTTCCTGACCCCTTCGGCCCGGGTGGTGTTCCTGGCCCAGGAGCCGAAGATCACCGGCGAGACCCTCTTGGACTGGGCCACCGCCGGCGGGGCCGAGCCGCACCAGGCGGAGGCGGCGTTGGGCGACTTCGACCTCGATCCCCAGCGCGGAACCCAGGGGCTTTCGGGCGGCGAGGCGCGGCGGGCGGCCTTGGCCCGGGCCTTCGCCGAGCAGCCGGACGTGCTCCTGCTGGACGAGCCGACCAACCACCTCGACATCTTCGCCATCCAGACCCTGGAGGCCGAGCTGCGCGCCAGCCGCTGCGCCGCTCTGATCGTCAGCCACGACCGGGCTTTTCTGGAGAGCGTGACCCAGCGCTGCTTCTGGCTTGAGGACCGCAAGCTCTGGCGGCTGGACAAGGGCTTCGCCGCCTTCGACGACTGGTCCGAGAAGATCGCCGCCGACCAGGCCGAGGAGCTGCGGCGCCTGTCCAAGACCATCGAGCGCGAGACCTGGTGGGCCCAGCGCTCGATCACCGCCCGCCGCAGCCGCAACGAGGGCCGCTATCGCGATCTCGCCAACCTGCGCGCGCGGAAGGCCGAGATCCTGAAGGGCCAGGCCGGGACGCTGGCCCTGTCGATCGATTCCGGCCAGACCTCCGGCCAGCGGGTCGCCGAGGCCAAGGGCATCGCCAAGGCGTTTGGCGACAAAACCCTGCTCAAGGGCTTCTCCACCCGCATCCAGCGCGGCGACCGGGTGGCGATCGTCGGCCCCAACGGCGCCGGCAAGACCACGCTGGTCAAGCTCCTGCTGGGCGAGATCCAGCCCGACGCCGGCGAGGTCAAGCTGGGGACCAACCTGCAGATCGCCTATGTCGACCAGTCCCGCGCCCAGCTGAAGGAGGGCGCCAGCCTTTGGGACGCCCTGGCCCCCGACGGCGGCGACCAGATCATGGTCCAGGGCCGGCCCAAGCATGTGGCCGCCTACGCCAAGGAGTTCCTGTTCGACGAGCGCCAGCTGCGCCAGCCGGTCGCCAGCCTCTCGGGCGGCGAGCGCAACCGGCTCTTGCTGGCCAAGGCCCTGGCCCAGCCGGCCAACCTGATGATCCTGGACGAGCCGACCAACGACCTGGACATGGACACGCTCGACCTGCTGGAAGAGGTGCTGGCCGATTTCGACGGCACCCTGATCCTGGTCAGCCACGACCGCGACTTCATCGACCGCCTGGCCACCTCGACCATCGCCCTGAACGGCCACGGCCAGGTCGCCGAGACGCCGGGCGGCTGGAAGGACTTCGTCGCCCAGAACCCCGACTTCTTCGACAAGCCGCACGTGACGGCGCCGCCCAAGCCGGCGGCCCGGGCCCTGGCGCCGGAAAAGCGCAAGTCCAAGCTGTCCTACAAGGACCAGCGGCGGCTGGAGGAGCTGGACGGGTTGATGCCGCGCCTGACCGGCGAGATCGCCGCCATGGAGGAGCGGCTGCACGACGCGACCCTTTATGCCCGCGATCCCAAGGGGTTCGAACGGTTGATGGCGGCCCTCGACGCCGTCCGCGCGACGCTCGCCGCCGCCGAGGAGGAGTGGCTGGAACTGGAGGAGAAGAAGGAGGCGCTGGCCGCCGGCTGA
- a CDS encoding DnaJ domain-containing protein, with protein sequence MFRYLARRYHPDNQATADRDRFDLILEAHKTLRDPERRVQYDLEYRNHSNFRFELAEEASSGDGVVRDIDIQAQLLSLFYAKRRKDSKDPGMGDGELGQILGCPIEHLEFNLWYMKEKGWISRTENGTFAITAAGVDRAASESQTKAEKKLLTDQS encoded by the coding sequence ATGTTCCGCTATCTGGCTCGCCGCTATCACCCCGACAACCAGGCCACCGCGGACCGCGACCGCTTCGACCTGATCCTGGAGGCGCACAAGACGCTCAGGGACCCGGAGCGCCGCGTCCAATACGATCTGGAATACAGGAACCACTCGAATTTTCGCTTCGAGCTCGCCGAAGAGGCCAGCAGCGGAGACGGCGTCGTCCGCGACATCGACATTCAGGCCCAGCTCTTGTCGCTGTTCTACGCCAAGCGCCGCAAGGACAGCAAAGATCCGGGCATGGGCGACGGCGAACTGGGCCAGATCCTGGGTTGCCCCATCGAGCATCTGGAGTTCAATCTCTGGTACATGAAGGAAAAGGGCTGGATCTCCAGGACCGAGAACGGCACCTTCGCCATCACCGCCGCCGGCGTCGACCGCGCCGCTAGCGAAAGCCAGACCAAGGCGGAGAAGAAGCTGCTGACGGACCAGAGCTGA
- a CDS encoding ABC transporter substrate-binding protein, whose translation MKSLQLAAAAVAALVLSACSPAKAPDQAASGGLTPIKFATDWRAEAEHGGFYEALATGEYKKRGLDVTIIQGGPAVNVPQLLATGAIDMGVGSNSFIVMNMANQHVPVKAVMAAMQSDPQVLIAHSGQGIHSIADMKGRPIMLADASITAFWIWLKAKYHFTDDQVRKYTFSDAPFLADRKAIQEGYLTSEPYTIEKAGHEKPAVFLLADEGYPGYAAMVLVNDSLITAKPQVVKAFVDATAAGWKAYLYGDPKPADALILKDNPEMTQDVLDQARAKMREKGIVLSGDAAAQGVGAMTDARWKAFFDVAASQGVYPKSMDYKSAYTLQFLPTGAK comes from the coding sequence TTGAAAAGCTTGCAATTGGCGGCGGCCGCGGTCGCTGCGTTGGTGCTGTCGGCCTGTTCGCCGGCCAAGGCGCCCGACCAGGCGGCGTCGGGCGGCCTGACCCCCATCAAGTTCGCCACCGACTGGCGCGCCGAGGCCGAGCATGGCGGCTTTTACGAGGCCCTGGCCACCGGCGAGTACAAGAAGCGCGGCCTGGACGTGACCATCATCCAGGGCGGGCCGGCGGTGAACGTGCCTCAGCTCTTGGCTACGGGCGCCATCGACATGGGCGTCGGCTCCAACAGCTTCATCGTCATGAACATGGCCAACCAGCACGTGCCGGTGAAGGCGGTGATGGCGGCGATGCAGAGCGATCCCCAGGTGCTGATCGCCCATTCCGGTCAGGGCATCCACAGCATCGCCGACATGAAGGGCCGGCCGATCATGCTGGCGGACGCTTCGATCACCGCCTTCTGGATCTGGCTGAAGGCCAAGTACCATTTCACCGACGACCAGGTGCGCAAGTACACCTTCTCCGACGCCCCATTCCTGGCCGACAGGAAGGCGATCCAGGAGGGCTATCTGACCAGCGAGCCCTATACGATCGAGAAGGCCGGCCATGAAAAGCCCGCCGTGTTCCTGCTGGCCGACGAGGGCTATCCCGGCTATGCGGCCATGGTCCTGGTCAATGACAGCCTGATCACGGCCAAGCCCCAGGTGGTGAAGGCCTTTGTCGACGCCACCGCGGCGGGCTGGAAGGCCTATCTCTATGGCGATCCCAAGCCGGCCGACGCCCTGATCCTGAAGGACAATCCGGAAATGACCCAGGACGTGCTGGACCAGGCCCGGGCCAAGATGCGCGAGAAGGGGATCGTGCTGTCGGGCGACGCGGCGGCGCAAGGCGTGGGCGCCATGACCGACGCCCGCTGGAAGGCCTTCTTCGACGTGGCCGCCAGCCAGGGCGTCTATCCCAAGTCCATGGACTACAAGAGCGCCTACACGCTCCAGTTCCTGCCCACAGGCGCGAAATAG
- a CDS encoding DUF2336 domain-containing protein: MNARSKLHDLIELAQEPSSERRRELLREVTDMFFVGADPAQPSQMALFDQVMTQLTGEMEAEVRAELAGRMADHEHAPRGLMRTLAQDEIAVAEPVLARSSVLTDSDLILVAKTQGQGHLTALSRRSHVPEAVSDVIVERGDDRTLDALLRNEGAVLSRSAHETAVDRASANPGLHEAVVQRQALPADLLNEMYFVVEAKLRDEIMRRNAEMDPAELNAALEAGRKNVATRDGALPPDFAAAEKSVKAMIAGGGIAPQTLAAFLRNGETTKFLVALAEQADIDFHTARRILDRRELDALAIVCKAANFDRPLFLTFAVLVLGPEADAMGRAREYGQLYTDLPREAANRTLRFWRMRRNSGDLAA; the protein is encoded by the coding sequence ATGAACGCGCGCTCGAAACTGCACGATCTGATCGAACTGGCGCAGGAGCCGTCCAGCGAACGGCGCCGCGAGCTGCTGCGCGAGGTCACCGACATGTTCTTCGTCGGCGCCGACCCGGCCCAGCCCAGCCAGATGGCCCTGTTCGACCAGGTGATGACCCAGCTCACCGGCGAGATGGAGGCCGAGGTCCGCGCCGAACTGGCCGGCCGCATGGCCGACCACGAGCACGCCCCCCGCGGCCTGATGCGCACCCTGGCGCAGGACGAGATCGCCGTGGCCGAGCCGGTGCTGGCCCGCTCGTCAGTGCTGACCGATTCCGACCTGATCCTGGTGGCCAAGACCCAGGGCCAGGGGCACCTGACCGCCCTGTCGCGCCGCAGCCACGTGCCCGAGGCGGTATCCGACGTGATCGTCGAGCGCGGCGACGACCGCACCCTGGACGCCCTGCTGCGCAACGAGGGCGCGGTGCTGTCACGCTCGGCCCACGAGACCGCGGTCGACCGGGCCAGCGCCAATCCCGGGCTGCACGAGGCGGTGGTTCAGCGCCAGGCCCTGCCGGCGGACCTGCTCAACGAGATGTATTTCGTGGTCGAGGCCAAGCTGCGCGACGAGATCATGCGCCGCAACGCCGAGATGGACCCGGCCGAGCTGAACGCCGCCCTGGAGGCCGGCCGCAAGAACGTCGCCACCCGCGACGGCGCCCTGCCGCCGGACTTCGCTGCGGCCGAGAAGTCGGTCAAGGCCATGATCGCCGGCGGCGGCATCGCGCCCCAGACCCTGGCGGCCTTCCTGCGCAACGGCGAGACCACCAAGTTCCTGGTGGCCCTGGCCGAGCAGGCGGATATCGACTTCCACACCGCCCGGCGCATCCTGGACCGGCGGGAGCTGGACGCCCTGGCCATCGTCTGCAAGGCGGCCAATTTCGACCGCCCTCTGTTCCTGACCTTCGCCGTCCTGGTGCTCGGCCCCGAGGCCGACGCCATGGGCCGGGCGCGCGAATACGGCCAGCTCTATACCGACCTGCCGCGCGAGGCCGCCAACCGGACCTTGCGGTTCTGGCGCATGCGCCGCAACAGCGGCGACCTGGCGGCCTGA
- a CDS encoding pseudouridine synthase, whose protein sequence is MSKAPTMRLDRLLANLGYGSRREVQSRIDAGEVVLDGAALGDGGQRLAITPDLPERMTVAGRPLDPPPPFTLVMHKPLGVVCSHKEAGRNVYELLPERWRRRNPAISTIGRLDADTSGLLLLTDDGGFLHRVISPKAHIEKRYRVQLDRPLRGHEADVFAGGTMMLEGETTPLRPAVLEILGPREAWLTITEGRYHQVRRMFAALDNHVVALHRDRIGALGLPQSLAPGQFRPLNETERAALFA, encoded by the coding sequence GTGAGCAAGGCGCCCACCATGCGCCTCGACCGGTTGCTGGCCAATCTCGGCTATGGCTCGCGGCGCGAGGTGCAGAGCCGCATCGACGCCGGTGAGGTGGTGCTGGACGGCGCCGCGCTGGGCGACGGGGGCCAGAGGCTGGCGATCACGCCGGACCTGCCGGAGCGGATGACCGTGGCCGGCCGGCCGCTCGACCCGCCGCCGCCCTTCACCCTGGTCATGCACAAGCCCCTCGGCGTGGTCTGCTCGCACAAGGAGGCCGGGCGCAACGTCTATGAATTGCTGCCGGAGCGCTGGCGTCGGCGCAACCCGGCGATCTCGACCATCGGCCGGCTGGATGCGGACACCTCGGGCCTTCTGCTGCTGACCGACGACGGCGGCTTCCTGCACCGGGTGATCTCGCCCAAGGCGCACATCGAGAAGCGCTACCGGGTCCAGCTGGACCGTCCCTTGCGGGGACATGAGGCCGACGTGTTCGCCGGCGGGACGATGATGCTGGAGGGTGAGACCACGCCCTTGCGGCCCGCTGTGCTGGAGATTCTGGGACCGAGGGAGGCCTGGCTCACCATCACCGAGGGCCGCTACCATCAGGTTCGGCGCATGTTCGCCGCGTTGGACAATCATGTCGTCGCCCTGCACCGCGACAGAATCGGCGCGCTCGGCCTGCCGCAAAGTCTTGCGCCTGGCCAGTTCCGGCCGCTGAACGAAACCGAGCGCGCCGCGTTGTTCGCCTGA
- a CDS encoding ABC transporter permease — protein sequence MRRALDILAPLALIAVLLGVWEIACRSLGVPSYRLPPPSEIGSATAQNLPLLLSAAWNTLAMALTALAFASLIACGLALVVALNPLIERAVQPLATTLQVTPIVAIAPLVVIWAGLEHPERAVVTLALIVAFFPIFSGAVTGLKAVDPDLERLFDLYGASRLQKLVRLRLPSAVPFLLEGHKVAAGLALVGAVVAEFVAGTGGAQGLAWRILEAEHRLETAKMFGALLVLALMGVVLYAALQSAERVILRQWRGR from the coding sequence ATGAGGCGCGCGCTCGACATCCTGGCGCCTCTGGCGCTGATCGCGGTGCTGCTTGGCGTCTGGGAGATCGCCTGCCGCAGCCTCGGCGTTCCCAGCTATCGGCTGCCGCCGCCGTCCGAGATCGGTTCGGCCACGGCCCAGAACCTGCCGCTGCTGCTGTCGGCCGCCTGGAACACCCTGGCCATGGCCCTGACGGCCCTGGCCTTCGCCAGCCTGATCGCCTGCGGCCTCGCCCTCGTGGTCGCGCTCAATCCGCTGATCGAGCGGGCGGTGCAGCCCCTGGCCACCACCCTGCAGGTGACGCCGATCGTGGCCATCGCGCCCCTGGTGGTGATCTGGGCCGGCCTCGAACACCCCGAGCGGGCGGTAGTCACCCTGGCCTTGATCGTCGCCTTCTTCCCGATCTTCTCCGGCGCCGTCACCGGGCTGAAGGCCGTCGATCCCGACCTGGAACGGTTGTTCGACCTCTATGGCGCGAGCCGCTTGCAGAAGCTCGTGCGCCTGCGCCTGCCCTCGGCCGTGCCCTTCCTCCTGGAGGGACACAAGGTCGCAGCCGGCCTAGCCCTGGTCGGCGCAGTGGTGGCCGAGTTCGTGGCCGGCACCGGGGGCGCTCAGGGCCTGGCCTGGCGGATTCTGGAGGCCGAACACCGGCTGGAGACGGCCAAGATGTTCGGCGCCCTGCTCGTGCTGGCTCTGATGGGGGTCGTGCTCTACGCCGCCCTGCAGTCCGCGGAGCGCGTGATCTTGCGCCAATGGCGCGGACGTTAG